A single window of Ignavibacteriota bacterium DNA harbors:
- a CDS encoding alkaline phosphatase family protein — MIKNIVLFSIIFSFIGYAQKDEKPKLVVGIVVDQMRYDYLEKFYDQFGNNGFKRLLNNGTNFTNCKINYIPTVTGAGHASIYTGTIPYFHGIIANDWKDRTTFENVNCVTAVSPADKMLVEGIDKELSPEQLLSTTIGDQIKLNSFGKSKVISLSIKDRGAMLPAGRSANAAYWFDDNTGKFISSFYYLKKLPDWVTNFNNSGIVDSYLNKEWNLLKSPEIYKNLPDDNSQYEEDVFNEGKTSFPHSLKNIEQSKKFNKLLYTPFGNQILIDFVKEILKNENLGKGEFTDHLAVSFSTPDKIGHDYGIQSYEVLDTYLRLDEQLSELLKMLDNQVGKDNYLLFLTADHGGMENTRYLQDMHFDAGVLDNSNFNEKLTNHLEKVFGSKDLIKTRFSRNLYLNYEEISKLKLDNIKVEQEIKNYMLSSFPEIVEVFTKSELDKMVASRSTNNYILNGYNKKRSGDILFSLKTFYLEYEKKYGTQHGSRHNYDNHIPFLIYGKNVPAQTRNDEAYIEDIAATVCDFIGVTPPSDCIGIPLLKK; from the coding sequence ATGATTAAAAATATTGTTTTGTTCTCAATTATATTTTCATTTATTGGCTATGCCCAAAAAGATGAAAAACCTAAATTAGTTGTCGGAATTGTTGTTGATCAAATGCGTTATGATTATTTGGAAAAATTTTACGATCAATTTGGCAATAACGGATTTAAAAGATTGCTGAACAACGGGACAAATTTTACAAATTGTAAAATAAATTATATTCCAACTGTAACTGGCGCGGGACATGCATCAATTTATACAGGAACTATTCCGTACTTTCACGGAATTATTGCAAATGATTGGAAAGATAGAACAACGTTTGAAAATGTTAACTGTGTTACAGCTGTTAGTCCAGCAGACAAAATGCTTGTTGAAGGAATTGATAAAGAACTTTCACCTGAACAGCTTTTAAGTACAACTATCGGAGATCAAATTAAACTTAATAGTTTTGGAAAGTCCAAAGTAATTAGTCTTTCTATAAAAGACCGCGGGGCAATGTTGCCTGCCGGAAGAAGCGCAAATGCGGCATATTGGTTTGATGATAACACCGGAAAATTTATTTCTTCATTTTATTATCTGAAAAAATTACCCGATTGGGTAACAAATTTTAATAATTCGGGTATTGTTGATTCTTATTTGAATAAAGAATGGAATTTATTAAAATCGCCGGAGATATATAAAAATTTACCCGACGATAATTCACAATATGAAGAGGATGTTTTTAATGAAGGAAAAACGTCATTCCCGCATTCATTGAAAAATATTGAGCAATCTAAAAAGTTTAATAAACTCTTGTACACACCATTTGGAAATCAAATACTAATTGATTTTGTTAAAGAAATATTAAAAAATGAAAATTTAGGCAAAGGTGAATTTACCGATCATCTCGCCGTGAGTTTTTCAACTCCTGATAAGATTGGACATGATTATGGAATACAGTCTTATGAAGTATTGGATACTTATTTAAGATTGGATGAGCAGCTTTCTGAATTACTGAAAATGTTGGATAACCAAGTCGGGAAAGACAATTACTTACTATTCCTTACAGCTGATCACGGCGGAATGGAAAATACTCGGTATCTTCAAGATATGCATTTTGACGCCGGAGTTTTAGATAATTCCAACTTTAATGAAAAACTAACAAATCACTTAGAGAAAGTTTTTGGAAGTAAAGATTTGATTAAAACAAGATTTTCAAGAAATCTCTACTTAAATTATGAAGAAATTTCTAAACTAAAATTAGATAATATAAAAGTTGAGCAAGAAATTAAAAATTACATGTTGAGCAGTTTTCCCGAAATTGTCGAAGTGTTTACGAAATCCGAACTTGATAAAATGGTTGCTTCGCGATCAACAAACAATTACATTTTGAACGGCTATAATAAGAAGCGATCCGGCGATATATTATTTTCTCTAAAAACATTTTATTTGGAATACGAAAAAAAATATGGCACACAGCATGGATCGAGACACAATTATGATAATCATATACCATTTTTAATTTATGGGAAAAATGTTCCCGCCCAAACAAGAAATGATGAAGCTTATATTGAAGATATTGCGGCAACGGTTTGTGATTTTATCGGAGTAACACCGCCAAGTGATTGTATTGGAATTCCTTTGCTTAAAAAATAA
- a CDS encoding response regulator — MGDLNLEKEQLVDYSTKFTNQNDIENLNEEKVEIIDSQLENNSRNKNSEIILIVDDNTDVRSYIKEQIEDEYKIFEASNGEEGIIKAEAEIPDLIITDVMMPKIDGYQFCKEIRGNNKTSHIPIIMLTAKAALDDKIEGLETGIDAYLTKPFSAKELIVRIKNLIYQRKQLRKKFSKSTILKPSEITEISVDQKFLENIIKFIESNFENENFTIEDIASKVNMSISQLNRKLNALIDQPAGQLIRSLRLQRAADLLKQKAGNVAEICYMVGFSDQAYFSRSFKKQFGKSPSEYRNTIM; from the coding sequence ATGGGCGATTTAAATTTGGAAAAAGAACAATTGGTCGATTATTCCACAAAATTCACAAATCAAAATGATATTGAAAATTTGAATGAAGAAAAAGTTGAAATAATTGATTCACAGTTGGAAAATAATTCCCGAAATAAAAATTCCGAAATTATTCTAATTGTTGATGATAATACGGATGTGAGATCATATATAAAAGAACAAATTGAAGATGAATATAAAATTTTTGAAGCTTCGAATGGAGAGGAAGGAATTATAAAAGCAGAGGCTGAAATTCCCGATTTAATAATTACAGATGTAATGATGCCTAAAATAGATGGCTATCAATTTTGCAAAGAAATTCGCGGTAATAATAAAACAAGCCATATTCCAATAATTATGCTAACGGCAAAAGCAGCCTTAGATGATAAAATAGAAGGTTTGGAAACCGGAATTGATGCTTATCTAACCAAACCATTTAGTGCTAAAGAATTGATTGTTAGAATAAAAAATTTAATTTATCAGCGTAAACAATTAAGAAAGAAATTTAGTAAATCCACAATTCTAAAGCCTTCAGAAATTACAGAAATTTCTGTAGATCAAAAATTTTTGGAAAATATAATAAAATTTATTGAATCCAATTTTGAAAATGAAAATTTTACAATTGAAGATATTGCATCTAAAGTTAATATGAGTATTTCGCAATTAAATAGAAAATTAAATGCATTAATTGATCAGCCGGCAGGACAATTAATTCGGTCGCTTCGTTTGCAAAGAGCGGCTGATTTATTAAAGCAGAAGGCCGGAAATGTAGCAGAAATTTGTTATATGGTCGGATTTAGCGACCAAGCATATTTTTCCCGTTCATTCAAAAAACAATTTGGAAAAAGTCCATCGGAATATAGAAACACTATAATGTAA
- a CDS encoding sensor histidine kinase, with amino-acid sequence MEKVFYNFISNSIKFSKSGGEVSVSLSLRGDSFVLIKIKDNGKGISKSTYLIFSIDFIKLKVQTLANLKEPELD; translated from the coding sequence ATGGAAAAAGTTTTCTATAATTTCATTTCAAATTCAATAAAATTTTCAAAATCTGGCGGTGAAGTTTCGGTAAGTTTAAGTTTAAGGGGAGATTCATTTGTTTTAATAAAAATTAAAGATAACGGAAAAGGAATTAGTAAAAGCACTTACCTCATATTTTCGATCGATTTTATCAAGTTGAAGGTTCAAACACTCGCGAATTTGAAGGAACCGGAATTGGATTAG
- a CDS encoding peptidase: protein MKKYFMYFLFITIFITNSKYLSQEYLTELNKKLLEIPDIKVNKLQPDSQFSEIYEIFVTQPLDHLNSFNGIKFSQRIYLHHTDFNKPMVMENDGYAIDESRRTELSKILKCNEIIVEHRYFGESVPDSMDWKYLNTAQAAADHNRIVQILKNIYKEKWISTGISKGGQTTIFFKYYYPNAVDVWVPYVAPLNLEQEDNRIHTFLENVGTDDCRNKIEKYQRALLKNRNEILPMLNSYMEEHNYTFPLGLEKTFEYDVMEYSFSFWQWGNLNCDNIPDQDDTPENLFKHLYTASPFDYFDGKSMTYFQPFFYQAYTEIGYYNYETSDFTDLLIDVKDKYASNICFAPQNAELNFNKKLMENINSYIYNYGNNMLYIYGGNDTWSATSVNIGPNTNAVKMIKKGGNHRTRINSFTGDEKEKIYSTLEKWLNIKIER, encoded by the coding sequence ATGAAAAAATATTTCATGTACTTTTTGTTCATTACAATTTTTATTACAAATAGTAAATATTTATCACAGGAATATTTAACCGAACTAAACAAAAAACTTTTGGAAATTCCCGATATAAAAGTGAATAAACTTCAACCGGATTCGCAATTTTCGGAAATATATGAAATTTTTGTAACTCAACCCTTAGATCATCTGAATTCATTTAACGGCATAAAATTTAGTCAAAGAATTTATCTTCATCATACTGATTTTAATAAACCAATGGTAATGGAAAATGACGGATACGCAATCGACGAAAGTAGAAGAACGGAGTTATCAAAAATATTAAAATGTAATGAAATTATAGTTGAACATAGATATTTTGGTGAATCAGTTCCCGACAGTATGGATTGGAAATATCTTAATACTGCTCAAGCAGCTGCAGATCATAATAGAATTGTTCAAATTCTAAAAAATATATACAAAGAAAAATGGATAAGTACGGGAATTAGCAAGGGCGGACAAACGACTATTTTCTTCAAATATTATTATCCCAATGCTGTTGATGTTTGGGTTCCTTATGTTGCGCCTTTAAATTTAGAGCAGGAAGATAACAGAATTCATACATTTCTTGAAAACGTAGGAACCGATGACTGTCGTAATAAAATTGAAAAATATCAAAGAGCATTATTGAAAAACCGAAATGAAATTTTGCCCATGTTGAATTCATATATGGAAGAACACAATTATACTTTTCCATTAGGTTTGGAAAAAACTTTTGAATACGATGTAATGGAATATTCCTTTTCTTTTTGGCAATGGGGAAATTTAAATTGCGATAATATTCCAGATCAAGACGATACACCTGAAAATTTATTTAAGCATTTATACACCGCATCTCCGTTCGATTATTTTGACGGAAAATCAATGACTTATTTTCAGCCGTTTTTCTATCAGGCTTATACTGAAATTGGTTATTACAATTACGAAACAAGTGATTTTACTGATTTACTGATTGATGTAAAAGATAAATACGCCAGCAATATTTGTTTTGCTCCGCAAAATGCTGAATTAAATTTCAACAAAAAATTAATGGAAAATATAAATAGTTATATATATAACTATGGCAACAATATGCTTTATATTTATGGCGGCAACGATACTTGGTCGGCTACAAGCGTCAATATTGGTCCAAATACAAACGCGGTAAAAATGATTAAGAAAGGCGGAAATCACAGAACCAGAATAAACAGTTTTACAGGTGATGAAAAAGAGAAAATTTATTCGACTTTAGAAAAATGGCTTAACATAAAAATTGAAAGATAA